The DNA segment GCAGGAACAGCGGCTCGCCGCTCCCGCCGCTCACGTAGTGCAGCCGTACTCCGTTGACGTCGGCGTACTCGCTGGTGAAGCCGCCCTCGAGCGATGCCGCGAGTTCCTCGTCGGACGGTACGTTCGTGCCCATCGGTGTGCTCTCCCCCATCAGTGTGTTCTTCCTCGTCGCCGCGGTACGGGACGCGCCCGCCCTGCGGCGGGATGCCCCCCTGGTGGCTCACCCCCCTTCGGGGGCTCGTGCCCGCCCCCGGGAGGTGAGCCGGTCACCCGGCGGTGACCGGCAGCCGGCCGTGGCCGCGCTGGACGATCTGGTCGCGGAACGTCGCCGCCCCGGCGAGCTTCAGTGCGGGCAGCCGCCGCAGCAGCAGCGGTACGGCCGTCTCCGCGGACATCCGGGCCAGTGCCGCGCCCAGGCAGAAGTGGGCGCCGCCGCTGAAGGTGAGCGGGCTGTTGCCGGTGCGGGCGGGGTCGAAGACGCCCGGGTCGGTGAAGCGGCGCGGGTCGCGGTTGCCGGCGGCGATGAGCAGGGTCAGCGGCACGCCCTTGGCGACCTTGACGCCGAAGAAGTCCAGGTCGCGTGAGGCGACGCGGTTCAGGATCTGGGCGGCCGGCTCGAAACGCAGGGTCTCGTCGGTGAAGCCGGCCGCGAAGTCCGCCTCGGTGCGCAGCCGTTCACCCTCGGCGGGGTGCTCCAGGGCGAGGCGGACCATGTTGCTGAGCAGGTCCTGGGGTGCCTCGGTGGCGGCGACCAGCAGCAGCATGAGGTTGGCGACCAGCTCGGTCTCGCTCAGTTCCCCGCCCGCGTCACGGGCCGCGGTGAAGGCGCTGGTCAGGTCGGTGGTGGGCTGTGCCCGGCGGCGGGCGACCAGGTCGTGGAAGTAGCCGGCGAGGCGTTCCATCGCCGCGTCCCCGGCGGTGAGCTGGCCCATGTCGCGGATCGGTTCCAGGGCCAGCGTGATGTCGCCGACGTCGCCGCGGAAGGTGTCGTGGTCCTCGTCGGGGATGCCGAGGAGTTCCCCGATGACCCCGGCGGCCATCGGGAAGGAGAACTCCGCGACCAGGTCGACCTCCCGCCCGTCCGCGGCGAGGCGGGCGACCCGCTCGACGGCGCGGGCGGCCCGGCGTTCGACCAGGGGCCGCCACGCCTCCACACCGCGCGCGGAGAAGGCGCTGGAGAAGAACCGCCGGTAGCGCTCGTGGTCCGGGTCGTTGGAGAACAGCATGTTCTTCGTCAGCCAGGACCAGGAGGCGTGCTCGCGCCAGCCGGGCAGCCGTACGTCCTGGACGGCGGCGTCGGTCGACAGCAGGTCCGCCTCGCGCAGTGCCCGCGCGCATTCGGCATGGCCGGTGACGAAGAGGTGGGCGCCGCCCACGTCGACGACCGGTCCGTGGGCCCGCATCTGCTCGTACAGGGGGTAGGGGTCCTGTTTGCCCTCGAAGGACAGCAGACGGCCCATCACGTCGATCGGGTCCGCCAGGGTTTTGGTGGGGCTCACTCTCACTCCGGGTATTCGACGGCAGCCGGGCATGCGGTGCGTGCGGTACGGGGGTGGTGTCCTTCAGAGCGGTACAGGGCGAGTTCGGTGAATACCGGTGGTGCGCGGTGCATCAGCGTGTCCGAGGCAGGTGATCCGGCCGGGCACGTGGTTCGCGGTGCTAATGGTGCAGAGCCCTAACTCCGAAGGGCTCTCTGTACTCGTTGTACGCCGTCGAGTTGGAATGTCCAACTCGATTGTTCGAGCGACAATAACAATCTTCGTCGCCCCCCGGCAATCCCCGCGATCAGCGGATACGCAAGAGTTACGCGCCGGTAAGGTCATGTCCGCCGGGAAGGCGTGTCGGCGGTGCCAAACCGCCGCGCCGGGGCCGTGAACACGCGGACGGAATACGGCAGTCCGCCTCCGCGGGAAGCAAAGACACCGTTGTCGGCGCCCCGTTGCGGCATTACCGGTGTGGCGTACGTCATGTCTCCATGTGTCGAACGGATGTGACGGCGTGAATCCCCGGTGCGCTCCATGCGCCGAACGCGCCGCGCGAAAACGGAATTCGGTGCCGCGGTTCCCGGAAAAAGCTGACGGCCGGTCAGATCGGGTGATCTGACCGGCCGCCGGCCCCCTCGGCCCGGCCCCCGTCGCGCCCGGCTCCTGTCGGGTGCGGTCCCAGCCGCGGTGCGGCTCCTGGCGTGGCGCGGTTCCTGGCGTGGCGCGGCTCTCGCCGGGCCCGGCCCGGGCCGGGGCGTCGGGGTCCGGGCCCGAGGGGGCCGGGCCGGGGCCGGGCGTCCTCACGCGCCGTCCGCGGCGCCTTGCTCGCCCCGGCGGGCGGCCCGAGGGGGCGGTGGCGGCGCGCCGTTACGCCCCGCCGGCGTCCCCGGCCGCCCGGCCGGCTCCTGCGTCCCCGGCGGGTTGTGCGGGCGGGGTGGGGCGGGGGGTTTTGCCGACGGTGCCGACGAAGAGGCAGGCGATCGCGGCGGCCGCGGTGGCGCCCAGGGTCATCTCCCAGCCCCGGTCGAAGGCGTCCGCCGGGTGGGCGGCGCCGGAGCCCATGGTGGCCACCAGCAGGGAGATGCCGAGGACGGTGCCGGCCTGGCGGGCCATGGTGATGACGCCGGAGCCGGTGGAGAAGCTCTGCGGCGGCAGGCCGGAGACGCCGGCGCTGATCAGCGTGGGCAGGGTCAGGCCGACGCCGATGCCGGTGAGGAGCATGCCGGGCAGCATCCCGCCCGCGTAGCCGGCGTCCGGCGAGAGCCGCACCAGCCACCAGGCGATGCCCGCGCCGAAGACGACGCACCCGGCGAAGGCGACCACGCTGGAGCCGAAGCGGTGGATGACCGGCCCGATGCTCATGGCCAGCGCCGGCGGCAGCAGCGTCCCGGGGAAGATCGCGAGCCCGGTCCGCACCGCCGACCAGTGCCACACGTCCTGGCACCACAGCACCGTCGACAGCAGCATGGCCGCGAAGGCGACGGCGAACAGCACGTTGGAGAACGAGGACGGGCTGAAACCGCGGAACTTGAACAGCGGCAGCGGCAGCACCGGCGAGGCGTGGCGGGCGGAACGCACCGTGAACCAGACCAGCCCCAGCACCCCGAGCACCAGCGCGCCCAGGAACTTCTCCGACGCCCAGCCCCAGTCGTCGCCCTTGACCAGGCCGAGCGCGACCAGGGCGATGGACACGGTCAGCACGGCGGCACCGAGCACGTCCGCCCGCGGCAGGTCCCGGGAGGGAACCCGCGGCAGCACCCGCAGCCCGCCCAGCAGCGCGGCCACCCCGATCGGCACGTTCACCAGGAACACCCAGTGCCAGCTCAGATCGGTCAGCAGCCCGCCCAGCACCGGACCCAGCGCACTGGCCACACCGCTGATCGCCGTCCACCCGCGCACCGACGCGAGCCGCTTGTCCGGCGGAGCGGTCGCCAGCAGCAGACCCAGCGAGGAGGGGATCAGCATCGCCGCGCCGACCGCCTGCAGCACCCGCGCCCCGACCAGGAACCAGATCCCCGGCGCCAGCGCGCACAGCACCGAGGAGAGCGTGAACAGCACGATGCCCGACAGATAGGCGGTCCGCGGGTTGACCCGGTCCGCGAGATTGCCCGCCGGCACCAGCAGCGCCGCGAACACCACCGCGTACGCGTTCAGCACCCACGACAGGGACGCCAGCGACGTCCCCGAGAACTGGTGCCCGATGTCCGGCAGCGCCACATTGACGATGAACACGTCCAGGTTGGCCATCGCCACCCCGGCGGCGATCACCGTGAAGACCACCCCGAGCCGCGGTCGTTCCTCCGGAGGACTGAGGGTGCCGGCGGTCCGGCCGTCAGGGAGGCTCATGTTCGTCCCATCTCAGTTTGGAATTCCAACTCACTTGCGCAGTGAAGCTAGCAACGAACGAACACGCGCGGCAACGCCCGCCGGTGCGCTGTGACGCGTTCCTCTTCCGGCACGTCAGACAGCCCCCGCCCGCACCATGACGACCCGTCAGGCGGCGCGGGGCGCCCTCGCGAACCCACCGGCACCCCCGCCCCTCCCGCCCCCTCCGCCGTCCCGCGGCGCCTGGGGCGCTCGCCTATCCGGTCGCCGCCCCGGCCGTACGTGCGACAGGATCGGGCAGCACGGCAGCACGGCAGCACGGCAGCACGGCAGCACGGCAGCACGGCAGCACGGCGGCTGACGCCGGGCGCGGAGACGGGCGGAGAATGATGATCACGGCGACCCGGTCGGCGGAGGTCACCTCCGTGTGCGGGGCCTGCGGCGGCGTATCGGTCCGGGACCTGGGCCAGTTCGTCGAGCGGGACCTGCTGCGCCGGGGCGTCGAGGCAGACGGCGATGGTGTCCAGCCCCGGCCCCAGGCCGCGCAGCGCCGGCACCCGGTAGGGGCGTACGAGGTCGTCCTCGGTGTACTCCCGGTGCCCGCCCGGGGTGCGCCGCGAGGGCTGAGCAGGCCGATGGTGTCCCAGTGGTGCGGCGTGCGCACGGTCAGTCCGCCGGCCCGCGCGAGCCGGCCCACTCTCCAGGTCGCGGAAGTGGTCAGGGAGCCACGACGCGTCCTCACACCGCGCGAGGTTCAACCCCCGCCGGGGCGAGGCTCGCGGGACATCACCCCTGCTGCGCGAACGGGCCGCCCCTCTTCGGCCGCTTTGCGGCCGGCGCGGGTGTCGGCCCGTTGTCGGTGCTGTCGCCGGCCTGTCGGTGAACTGTCGACGCCCGCCCGGACAGTGGAGCCCACCGGACACCGGCCCCGCGCCGGGCCCCGGTCACCGCAGCGCCTGACGACACGACGGGAAGGACCCCCCTCTCATGACCACGGATGTCACCATCATCGGTGCCGGACTCGGCGGCCTCACCCTCGCCCGTGTCCTGCACCTGCACCGCATACCGGTCACC comes from the Streptomyces sp. SUK 48 genome and includes:
- a CDS encoding cytochrome P450, coding for MSPTKTLADPIDVMGRLLSFEGKQDPYPLYEQMRAHGPVVDVGGAHLFVTGHAECARALREADLLSTDAAVQDVRLPGWREHASWSWLTKNMLFSNDPDHERYRRFFSSAFSARGVEAWRPLVERRAARAVERVARLAADGREVDLVAEFSFPMAAGVIGELLGIPDEDHDTFRGDVGDITLALEPIRDMGQLTAGDAAMERLAGYFHDLVARRRAQPTTDLTSAFTAARDAGGELSETELVANLMLLLVAATEAPQDLLSNMVRLALEHPAEGERLRTEADFAAGFTDETLRFEPAAQILNRVASRDLDFFGVKVAKGVPLTLLIAAGNRDPRRFTDPGVFDPARTGNSPLTFSGGAHFCLGAALARMSAETAVPLLLRRLPALKLAGAATFRDQIVQRGHGRLPVTAG
- a CDS encoding DHA2 family efflux MFS transporter permease subunit; its protein translation is MSLPDGRTAGTLSPPEERPRLGVVFTVIAAGVAMANLDVFIVNVALPDIGHQFSGTSLASLSWVLNAYAVVFAALLVPAGNLADRVNPRTAYLSGIVLFTLSSVLCALAPGIWFLVGARVLQAVGAAMLIPSSLGLLLATAPPDKRLASVRGWTAISGVASALGPVLGGLLTDLSWHWVFLVNVPIGVAALLGGLRVLPRVPSRDLPRADVLGAAVLTVSIALVALGLVKGDDWGWASEKFLGALVLGVLGLVWFTVRSARHASPVLPLPLFKFRGFSPSSFSNVLFAVAFAAMLLSTVLWCQDVWHWSAVRTGLAIFPGTLLPPALAMSIGPVIHRFGSSVVAFAGCVVFGAGIAWWLVRLSPDAGYAGGMLPGMLLTGIGVGLTLPTLISAGVSGLPPQSFSTGSGVITMARQAGTVLGISLLVATMGSGAAHPADAFDRGWEMTLGATAAAAIACLFVGTVGKTPRPTPPAQPAGDAGAGRAAGDAGGA